From a single Nymphaea colorata isolate Beijing-Zhang1983 chromosome 4, ASM883128v2, whole genome shotgun sequence genomic region:
- the LOC116252951 gene encoding GPI mannosyltransferase 1, whose protein sequence is MGSYPKIWILMWFSALLRVFLIGYGEWQDKHMDVHYTDIDYLVFSDAASLVAAGKSPFGRSTYRYSPLLAIILVPNTYLHPLWGKLIFSSADLLSGWFLVYILRLRGVPENICFYSVASWLCNPFTFTIGTRGNCEPLVCAMVLWIIICLMHGNILQAAFWYGLVVHFRIYPIIYSLPILIILDSEYHQPGGKPLLNIWEVWQQKPQSSLKEKNMIFSSLCKITVTSGWSSMGNILNRQRILFALLSGAIFFFWTGLFFHLYGWDFLNEALLYHLTRTDPRHNFSIYFYHIYLHHQHPFLVLEKLISFIPQLAVQLVLVFTFANDLPFCFFVQTVAFVAFNKVITAQYFVWFFCLFPLILPWSKMKLRWGLTCLACWVGAQVHWLMWGYLLEFKGQNVFLLLWLSSVLFLAANAFVLVMLIINHYYSPLFLRSAKMTSTVHDKKIK, encoded by the exons ATGGGAAGCTACCCAAAGATATGGATTTTAATGTGGTTTTCTGCTCTTCTACGTGTGTTTCTCATCGGTTATGGTGAATGGCAAGACAAACATATGGATGTTCATTACACAGACATTGATTATCTGGTTTTCTCAGATGCTGCTTCCTTGGTGGCAGCTGGGAAATCGCCTTTTGGTCGATCTACATACAGATATTCACCACTCCTAGCCATCATACTTGTACCGAACACGTATCTTCATCCCCTATGGGGAAAACTTATATTCTCCTCTGCTG ATTTACTCAGTGGTTGGTTCTTAGTTTATATATTGAGACTACGTGGAGTGCCTGAAAACATATGTTTCTATTCGGTGGCTTCTTGGCTCTGCAACCCCTTCACTTTCACCATTGGTACACGTGGAAACTGCGAACCTCTTGTCTGTGCGATGGTCTTGTGGATCATCATCTGCCTCATGCATG GTAATATATTGCAGGCTGCATTCTGGTATGGGCTTGTTGTGCATTTCAGGATATACCCAATTATATATTCTCTTCCTATTCTCATTATTCTTGACTCAGAGTACCATCAACCTGGGGGGAAGCCTCTACTCAATATTTGGGAAGTTTGGCAGCAAAAGCCACAGAGCAgtttaaaggagaaaaatatgatCTTTTCAAGCTTATGCAAAATAACTGTAACCAGTGGCTGGTCTTCTATGGGAAATATTCTCAATCGGCAGAGGATACTGTTTGCACTTTTATCTGGGGCAATCTTTTTCTTCTGGACAGGTCTCTTTTTTCATCTCTATGGATGGGATTTTCTGAATGAGGCACTGCTTTACCATCTAACTCGCACAGACCCCCGACacaatttttctatatatttttatcatatttatctTCATCATCAGCATCCATTCTTAGTGTTGGAGAAGTTGATATCATTCATCCCTCAGTTGGCTGTGCAGTTGGTCTTGGTCTTTACTTTCGCAAATGACCTTCCCTTCTGTTTCTTTGTCCAGACGGTTGCATTTGTGGCCTTCAACAAG GTCATAACGGCTCAATATTTTGTATGGTTCTTCTGCCTCTTCCCTTTGATTCTGCCATGGAGCAAAATGAAACTAAGATGGGGATTAACGTGCCTTGCATGCTGGGTGGGAGCCCAGGTGCATTGGCTTATGTGGGGCTACCTCTTAGAATTCAAAGGGCAGAATGTCTTTCTTCTACTTTGGCTATCAAGTGTTCTCTTCTTGGCTGCAAACGCTTTTGTTCTGGTTATGCTTATCATCAATCACTATTATTCACCTCTCTTCTTAAGATCAGCAAAGATGACATCAACTGTCCATGATAAGAAGATAAAGTAG
- the LOC116252845 gene encoding uncharacterized protein LOC116252845 produces the protein MFTRGSVAQPRAGLTASGALSHAYVQYPPLRCTVPGAKGLFYDDGNKLLLSPTSDRVYVWQTGLGARCEPPNSDSINDGPVLSIRYSLDGKVIGIHRSNHEVEFKNRETGAIFYGKCKSGSESILGFFWTDCPTCDVVFIKTSGLDLYACELESNMLRLVETKRLYVSWYVYTHESRLVLLASGMQCKSITGYQFSAAGIIHLPKFEMTMTKAEVNKKPILAAEDVHIITVYGRIYCLQVDWMAMLLRFYRFYRDAVIQQGSFSIYSTKVAVSVVDNVLLVHQVDAKVVLLYDIFLDSQAPVSAPLPLLVRGLPVSNTGPSQASSKQEEPLSEFIEEKTNSDVGTVYGESWNFLVPDLICDAAHGTLWKISLDLEAIATSTSDVPSLLEFLQRRRSDPSKIKELCEALMRTMVLERRPVFMVARAMDVLTASYSHAVKLEGSLKGGAGMVYSERSPSSEQDGRTVQAVGSANIYERRGMLTRSGFQGRILETDPLNPNLEHDRRRLSMSSTSDNDDNLNLEILNLKSEEPLQMPLSSGLPGPSTKDHRTNNMEADAIYNDFERTSLQPETSGTQRSLDASPPGLSKSRISSVAISPEEMYTTVFSLVEEEMVGDPAYLVAVIMEYLKSTAMEKLKVPPDLYVLTIQLLTRNEHYAELGQFIRNQVFEPSKQVALQLLGSGNENFPMHKLGVDMLRKLSLHHDYALVLLRDGYYLEALRYIRRNKVYTVRPSLFLEAAVASNKLEHLASSLRFFLDFKPDFRNSSDYNTFSNILNEMSSSVK, from the exons ATGTTTACCAGAGGATCAGTTGCACAGCCGAGGGCAGGATTGACTGCTTCTGGTGCTCTTTCACATGCTTATGTTCAATATCCACCTTTAAGGTGCACTGTTCCTGGAGCCAAAGGTTTGTTCTATGATGATGGGAATAAACTATTGTTGTCACCAACATCTGACCGG GTCTACGTTTGGCAAACTGGGTTGGGTGCTAGATGTGAGCctccaaattcagattcaataaATGATGGGCCTGTTTTGTCCATTCGGTATTCCTTGGATGGAAAAGTTATAGGGATTCACCGCTCAAATCATGAAGTTGAATTCAAAAACAGGGAAACTGGTGCAATCTTTTATGGCAAATGTAAGAGTGGATCTGAAAGCATACTTGGCTTTTTCTGGACAGACTGCCCAACCTGTGATGTTGTGTTCATAAAGACCAG TGGTCTTGACCTTTATGCATGTGAGCTTGAGTCTAATATGCTTCGATTGGTGGAGACAAAGCGACTTTATGTTAGCTGGTATGTTTACACTCATGAGAGTCGTCTAGTTCTTCTTGCTTCTGGGATGCAGTGCAAGAGCATAACTGGATATCAG TTTTCTGCTGCCGGAATTATTCACTtgccaaaatttgaaatgacAATGACAAAAGCTGAAGTCAACAAAAAGCCCATCTTAGCTGCAGAAGATGTGCACATTATTACTGT TTATGGTAGAATCTACTGCTTGCAAGTTGACTGGATGGCCATGCTGTTGCGCTTTTATCGTTTCTATCGTGACGCTGTCATTCAACAG GGTTCCTTTTCAATATATTCAACCAAAGTGGCTGTCAGTGTGGTCGACAATGTGCTTCTTGTTCATCAAGTGGATGCCAAAGTGGTCTTGCTCTACGACATATTTTTGGATTCCCAAGCTCCTGTGTCTGCTCCACTTCCTCTCCTAGTAAGAGGTTTACCTGTATCAAACACTGGTCCTTCTCAAGCAAGCAGCAAACAGGAAGAACCTTTATCTGAATTCATAGAGGAAAAGACTAACAGTGATGTGGGAACAGTTTATGGAGAAAGTTGGAACTTTCTTGTCCCTGACCTCATATGTGATGCTGCCCATGGTACATTGTGGAAAATTTCTTTGGATCTAGAG GCTATTGCTACCAGCACCTCTGATGTACCTTCACTTCTGGAGTTTCTGCAACGGCGGAGGTCTGATCCAAGCAAG ATAAAGGAGCTGTGTGAGGCTTTGATGCGTACCATGGTACTAGAAAGGAGGCCTGTGTTCATGGTTGCCAGGGCAATGGATGTCCTTACTGCTTCATACAGTCACGCTGTGAAACTAGAAGGTTCTTTGAAAGGTGGTGCTGGGATGGTGTATTCTGAAAGATCACCTTCTTCTGAACAAGATGGAAGAACAGTCCAGGCTGTGGGCAGTGCTAATATATATGAAAGGCGTGGTATGTTAACAAGAAGTGGTTTTCAGGGTAGGATCCTGGAAACTGATCCTCTTAATCCAAACCTAGAACATGACCGCCGTAGGCTGTCAATGTCTTCAACTTCTGATAATGACGACAACCTAAATCTTGAaattctgaatctgaaatctgaggAACCTCTTCAAATGCCTTTGTCCAGTGGTCTTCCTGGCCCTAGTACTAAGGATCATAGAACAAATAATATGGAGGCTGATGCTATTTATAATGATTTTGAAAGGACATCCTTGCAACCTGAAACAAGTGGAACTCAAAGGTCTTTAGATGCTAGTCCCCCTGGTCTATCAAAATCTCGAATTTCTAGTGTAGCAATATCACCAGAAGAGATGTACACGACTGTTTTTTCCCTTGTTGAGGAAGAGATGGTTGGTGATCCTGCTTACCTGGTTGCCGTTATCATGGAGTACCTAAAAAG TACTGCTATGGAAAAACTCAAGGTCCCTCCTGATCTTTATGTTCTAACCATACAACTTCTTACTCGCAATGAACACTATGCTGAACTTGGCCAGTTTATCCGAAATCAG GTTTTTGAACCCTCAAAACAAGTTGCTCTACAGTTGCTGGGGTCAGGCAATGAGAACTTTCCTATGCACAAGCTAGGTGTGGATATGCTAAGGAAATTGTCACTTCATCATGATTATGCTTTGGTTTTACTGCGTGATGGTTATTATCTTGAAGCTTTGCGCTACATAAGGAGGAATAAG GTTTATACAGTCAGACCTTCATTGTTTCTTGAAGCTGCAGTTGCCTCTAACAAGCTGGAGCACTTAGCATCTAGTTTACGCTTCTTCTTGGATTTCAAGCCAGATTTCAGGAACTCAAGTGATTATAATACTTTCTCCAACATCCTAAATGAGATGAGTTCTTCTGTCAAATGA